One genomic region from Bubalus bubalis isolate 160015118507 breed Murrah chromosome 24, NDDB_SH_1, whole genome shotgun sequence encodes:
- the C1QTNF8 gene encoding complement C1q tumor necrosis factor-related protein 8, with amino-acid sequence MALARMVAPAFLLLLALPAGAWRGLGLPRRPCVQCCRPTWPPAAPGPGAHVSDGDAWVGLPRLRPTIDISILKGEKGEAGVRGRSGRSGKEGPPGSRGLRGRKGQKGQAGLPGAQCPRAYAAFSVGRREGLHSADALQAVTFDTELVNLDGAFDLASGRFLCTAPGVYFLSLNVHTWNYKETYLHIMHNTRAAAVLYAQPSERSVMQAQSLLLPLAAGDAVWVRMFQRDRDNAIFGESGDLYITFSGHLVKPDAEL; translated from the exons ATG GCCCTGGCCCGGATGGTGGCCCCTGCCTTCCTGCTGCTCCTGGCGCTGCCCGCTGGGGCCTGGCGCGGCCTGGGGCTGCCTCGCCGGCCGTGCGTGCAGTGCTGCCGTCCAACCtggccccccgccgcccccggccCGGGTGCCCACGTGAGTGACGGGGACGCGTGGGTGGGGCTGCCCCGCCTGCGGCCCACCATCGACATCTCGATCCTGAAAG GTGAGAAGGGCGAGGCAGGGGTCAGAGGTCGCTCTGGCAGGAGCGGGAAAgagggcccgccaggctcccggGGCCTCCGGGGGCGCAAGGGCCAGAAGGGGCAGGCGGGGCTGCCGGGCGCGCAGTGCCCGCGCGCCTACGCGGCCTTCTCGGTGGGCCGGCGCGAGGGGCTGCACAGCGCCGACGCCCTCCAGGCGGTGACCTTCGACACGGAGCTGGTCAACCTGGACGGCGCCTTCGACCTGGCCTCCGGCCGCTTCCTCTGCACCGCACCCGGCGTCTACTTCCTGAGCCTCAACGTGCACACCTGGAACTACAAGGAGACCTACCTGCACATCATGCACAACACGCGCGCGGCCGCCGTGCTGTACGCGCAGCCCAGCGAGCGCAGCGTGATGCAGGCGCAGAGCCTGCTGCTGCCTCTGGCCGCGGGCGACGCCGTCTGGGTGCGCATGTTCCAGCGCGACCGCGACAACGCCATCTTCGGCGAGAGCGGCGACCTCTACATCACCTTCAGCGGCCACCTGGTCAAGCCGGACGCCGAGCTCTGA
- the SSTR5 gene encoding somatostatin receptor type 5, whose protein sequence is MEPLFPASPLTTWNTSSVVPSGSGDENGTLAGLGPSPGARAVVVPVLYLLVCAVGLGGNALVIYVVLRHAKMKTVTNIYILNLAVADVLLMLGLPFVATQNAISYWPFGPVLCRLVMTLDGINQFTSIFCLTVMSVDRYLAVVHPIRFARWRRPRVAKLASAAVWAFSLVMSLPLVVFADIQEGWNTCNLSWPEPVGLWGAVFIIYTSVLGFFGPLLVICLCYLLIVVKLKASGVRVGSTRRRSERKVTRMVVVVVLVFAGCWLPFFIVNIVNLAFALPEEPASAGAYFFVVVLSYANSCANPLLYGFLSDNFRQSFRKVLCLRKGYGAGAEDVDATEPRPGPSSRLQEAMMPVRSCKANGLMQTSKL, encoded by the coding sequence ATGGAGCCTCTGTTCCCTGCCTCCCCGCTGACCACCTGGAACACCTCCTCAGTGGTGCCCAGCGGCAGCGGCGATGAGAATGGGACGCTGGCGGGGCTGGGGCCCTCACCAGGTGCCCGGGCCGTGGTGGTACCAGTGCTCTACCTGCTGGTGTGCGCAGTGGGGCTGGGCGGCAACGCGCTGGTCATCTACGTGGTCCTGCGCCATGCCAAGATGAAGACGGTCACCAACATCTACATCCTCAACCTGGCCGTGGCTGACGTGCTGCTCATGCTGGGGCTGCCCTTCGTGGCCACGCAGAATGCCATCTCCTACTGGCCCTTCGGCCCCGTGCTGTGCCGCCTGGTCATGACGCTGGACGGCATCAACCAGTTCACCAGCATCTTCTGCCTGACGGTCATGAGCGTGGATCGCTACCTGGCCGTGGTCCACCCCATCCGCTTCGCCCGCTGGCGCCGCCCCCGGGTGGCCAAGCTGGCCAGCGCTGCGGTCTGGGCCTTCTCGCTGGTCATGTCGCTGCCGCTGGTGGTGTTTGCCGACATCCAGGAGGGCTGGAACACCTGCAACCTCAGCTGGCCGGAGCCCGTGGGGCTGTGGGGGGCCGTGTTCATTATCTACACATCCGTGCTGGGCTTCTTCGGGCCGCTGCTGGTCATCTGCCTGTGCTACTTGCTCATTGTGGTGAAGCTGAAGGCGTCCGGCGTGCGCGTGGGCTCCACGCGGCGGCGCTCGGAGCGGAAGGTGACccgcatggtggtggtggtggtgctggtgttTGCAGGCTGCTGGCTGCCCTTCTTCATCGTCAACATCGTCAACCTGGCCTTTGCGCTGCCCGAGGAGCCTGCCTCCGCCGGCGCCTACTTTTTCGTGGTTGTGCTGTCCTACGCCAACAGCTGTGCCAACCCCCTGCTCTACGGCTTCCTCTCCGACAACTTCCGCCAGAGCTTCCGGAAGGTTCTGTGCCTCCGCAAAGGCTATGGTGCTGGCGCTGAGGACGTGGATGCCACGGAGCCACGGCCGGGCCCGAGCAGCCGGCTGCAGGAGGCCATGATGCCCGTGCGCAGCTGCAAGGCCAACGGGCTCATGCAGACCAGCAAACTGTGA
- the TEKT4 gene encoding tektin-4, which translates to MAQTDILLTKEPAPQTVPACQLPCKLYDVARNTGAHTSSGLATSGFRTAKYLLDEWFQNCYARYHQAFADRDQSERQRHESQQLAAETEALAQRTQQDSTRKVGERLQDMHGWKSELQRQVEELVSETELLLAQKQRLERALDATAGPFSIVTDNLQCRERRQHPDLVRDCVEIELLKEAELIRNIQELLKRTIMQAVSQIRLNREHKETCEMDWSDKVEAYNIDEACCRYNNQSTDVQFYPHSAKFEESASTPETWAKFTQEHLYRAERERLASVNLRNLIDCILQDTSEDLRLQCDAVNLAFGRRCEELEDARHKLEHHLRKTLREITDQEHNIAALKQAIKDKEAPLKVAQTRLYQRSHRPNVELCRDAAQFRLASEVEELNLSLAALKEKLLEAEQSLRNLEDTRMSLEKDIAIKTNSLFIDRHKCMAHRAHYPTVLQLAGYQ; encoded by the exons ATGGCACAGACGGACATACTCCTGACCAAGGAGCCCGCCCCACAGACGGTGCCAGCATGCCAGCTGCCCTGCAAGCTGTACGATGTGGCCCGAAACACAGGCGCCCACACGTCCTCGGGCCTGGCCACCTCTGGCTTCCGCACGGCCAAGTACTTGCTGGACGAGTGGTTCCAGAACTGCTATGCCCGCTACCACCAGGCCTTCGCCGACCGTGACCAGTCGGAGCGGCAGCGCCATGAGAGCCAGCAGCTGGCGGCGGAGACCGAGGCACTGGCGCAGCGCACGCAGCAGGACTCCACGAGGAAGGTGGGCGAGCGCCTGCAGGACATGCACGGCTGGAAGTCGGAGCTGCAGCGCCAGGTGGAGGAGCTGGTCTCTGAGACCGAGCTGCTGCTGGCCCAGAAGCAGCGGCTGGAGCGCGCCCTGGATGCCACGGCCGGGCCCTTCTCCATCGTCACGGACAACCTGCAGTGCCGCGAGCGCCGTCAGCACCCCGACCTCGTGCGCGACTGTGTGGAGATCGAGCTGCTGAAG GAGGCCGAGCTCATCCGGAACATTCAGGAGCTCCTGAAAAGGACCATCATGCAGGCTGTGAGCCAGATTCG GCTGAACCGGGAGCACAAGGAAACCTGCGAGATGGACTGGTCCGACAAGGTGGAGGCCTACAACATCGACGAGGCCTGCTGCCGCTACAACAACCAGAGCACCGACGTGCAGTTCTACCCGCACTCAGCCAAGTTCGAGGAGAG TGCCTCCACGCCCGAGACCTGGGCCAAGTTCACCCAGGAACACCTGTACCGCGCTGAGCGCGAGCGCCTGGCCTCGGTCAACCTGCGGAACCTCATCGACTGCATCCTGCAGGACACGTCCGAGGACCTGCGGCTGCAGTGCGACGCCGTGAACCTGGCCTTCGGGCGGCGGTGCGAGGAGCTGGAGGACGCGCGCCACAAGCTGGAGCACCACCTGCGCAAG ACGCTGCGGGAGATCACGGACCAGGAGCACAACATCGCGGCCCTGAAGCAGGCTATCAAGGATAAGGAGGCGCCTCTGAAGGTGGCCCAGACCCGCCTGTACCAGCGCTCCCACCGGCCCAACGTGGAGCTGTGCCGAGACGCTGCCCAGTTCAG GCTGGCGAGTGAGGTGGAGGAGCTGAACCTGTCCCTGGCAGCGCTGAAGGAGAAGCTTCTGGAAGCGGAGCAGTCCCTTCGCAACCTGGAGGACACGCGCATGAGCCTGGAGAAGGACATCGCGATCAAGACCAACAGCCTCTTCATCGACCGCCACAAGTGCATGGCCCACCGCGCCCACTACCCCACTGTGCTGCAGCTGGCCGGCTACCAGTGA